A single window of Aythya fuligula isolate bAytFul2 chromosome Z, bAytFul2.pri, whole genome shotgun sequence DNA harbors:
- the GADD45G gene encoding growth arrest and DNA damage-inducible protein GADD45 gamma, whose product MTLEETHGQEPVPAGSDWMQGAGKALHELLVSAQRRGCLTAGVYESAKLMNVDPDNVAFCVLAADEEDEGDIALQIHFTLIQAFCCENDIDIVRVNDVTKLAAVVGPSEEDGEPRDLHCILITNPNEDGWKDPALEKLNFFCEESRNVNEWVPTITLPE is encoded by the exons ATGACTCTGGAGGAGACCCACGGACAGGAGCCAGTGCCCGCGGGCAGCGACTG GATGCAGGGCGCCGGCAAGGCCCTCCACGAGCTGCTGGTGTCGGCGCAGCGCCGCGGCTGCCTCACGGCAGGCGTCTACGAGTCGGCCAAGCTGATGAATGT CGACCCCGACAATGTGGCTTTCTGCGTGCTGGCGGCCGATGAGGAGGACGAGGGGGATATCGCCCTGCAGATCCACTTCACCCTCATCCAGGCCTTCTGCTGCGAGAACGACATCGACATCGTGCGGGTCAACGACGTGACCAAGCTGGCGGCGGTCGTGGGGCCCAGTGAGGAGGATGGGGAACCGCGGGACCTCCACTGCATCCTCATTACG aaCCCAAATGAGGATGGCTGGAAGGACCCAGCTCTAGAAAAGCTGAACTTCTTTTGTGAAGAGAGCCGAAATGTCAATGAGTGGGTGCCAACTATCACCCTGCCCGAGTGA